In Blautia wexlerae DSM 19850, a single window of DNA contains:
- a CDS encoding polysaccharide deacetylase family protein, whose product MSELKPDSEKKEERLSDKEKVNTEKTNAEELNAEELNAEKPNAEEPNAEEPNAEEPNAEEPNAEEPNVEKLNEEKPNTEEINEEPPAASEDEDFFFDDNKAYEARRAARLERRNKLRRRKKRLRIAVCIVVAAAAAIGIGIGFYGEELQNFVSEQQVKIAQMVKSADRKTEEEKTAQQTNAEAEAENAVTPEVQDTDGLSEEDKTLYRQAKYAAKQYDYDKAISMLQNSETYQTSEKFQHAVKVYQKKKESCVSWPLDQVTHVFYHTLIKDTGKAFDGDYKSGDYDQVMTTIDEFNQITQSMYDKGYVMVSIYDMATADENGNMNAGEILLPPGKVPFVLSQDDVCYYHYMDGDGFATKLIVDEEGKIRNEYVEDDGSISVGDYDMVPLIDRFVEEHPDFSYRGAKGIVALTGYNGILGYRTDSSYETRPDDLDADKVKWLDEHPDFNLNTERENAARVAQAMKDEGWLFASHTWGHQNVSQISLERLQADTQKFKENVDPLIGGTDIIIFAFGADLTSVEDYSGEKFEYLKSQGYNYYCNVDSSQYFVQIRSNYFRQGRRNLDGYRMYYNPELLSDLFDAQSVFDSSRPVPVPTMG is encoded by the coding sequence ATGAGCGAATTAAAGCCCGACTCTGAGAAGAAAGAGGAGCGACTTTCAGATAAGGAAAAAGTAAATACAGAAAAGACAAATGCAGAAGAACTAAATGCAGAAGAACTAAATGCAGAAAAACCAAATGCAGAAGAACCAAATGCAGAAGAACCAAATGCAGAAGAACCAAATGCAGAAGAACCAAATGCAGAAGAACCAAATGTAGAAAAACTAAATGAAGAAAAACCAAATACAGAAGAGATAAACGAAGAACCTCCGGCAGCAAGCGAGGACGAAGATTTCTTTTTTGATGATAATAAAGCTTATGAAGCCCGTAGGGCAGCCAGACTGGAACGCCGCAATAAACTTCGCCGCAGAAAAAAAAGACTGCGTATCGCAGTCTGCATAGTGGTGGCGGCAGCCGCTGCAATTGGGATTGGAATAGGATTTTACGGGGAAGAACTGCAGAATTTTGTCAGTGAGCAGCAGGTTAAGATTGCGCAGATGGTGAAATCTGCAGACAGGAAAACAGAAGAAGAAAAAACAGCTCAGCAGACAAATGCAGAGGCAGAAGCTGAGAATGCGGTGACACCTGAAGTTCAGGATACGGATGGACTGAGTGAAGAGGACAAAACTCTTTACAGGCAGGCAAAGTATGCTGCAAAACAGTATGATTATGATAAAGCAATAAGTATGCTGCAAAACAGTGAGACTTATCAGACAAGTGAGAAGTTTCAGCATGCGGTTAAGGTTTATCAGAAAAAGAAGGAATCCTGCGTTTCCTGGCCGTTAGACCAGGTAACACACGTCTTTTATCATACTCTGATCAAAGATACCGGTAAGGCTTTTGACGGGGATTACAAGTCAGGAGATTACGATCAGGTTATGACAACGATTGATGAATTTAACCAGATTACTCAGAGCATGTATGATAAGGGATATGTCATGGTCAGCATTTATGATATGGCGACAGCGGATGAAAATGGGAATATGAATGCAGGGGAGATTCTTCTTCCTCCGGGTAAAGTACCGTTTGTGCTTTCGCAGGACGATGTGTGTTATTATCACTATATGGACGGGGACGGATTTGCAACCAAACTTATCGTAGATGAGGAAGGAAAAATCCGCAATGAATATGTGGAAGATGATGGCAGTATTTCCGTAGGCGATTATGATATGGTTCCTCTGATCGATCGTTTTGTAGAGGAACATCCTGATTTTTCTTACAGAGGTGCTAAAGGAATTGTTGCCCTTACCGGTTACAATGGAATTCTTGGTTATCGCACAGACAGCAGTTATGAAACCCGTCCGGATGATCTGGATGCAGATAAAGTAAAATGGCTGGATGAGCATCCGGATTTTAATCTGAATACAGAGAGAGAAAATGCAGCCAGAGTAGCGCAGGCTATGAAAGATGAAGGCTGGCTGTTTGCAAGCCATACCTGGGGACATCAGAATGTAAGTCAGATCAGTCTGGAGAGATTACAGGCAGATACACAGAAGTTTAAAGAGAATGTTGATCCTCTGATAGGCGGAACAGATATTATTATTTTTGCATTTGGAGCAGATCTTACCAGTGTTGAAGATTATTCGGGGGAGAAGTTCGAATATCTTAAGAGCCAGGGCTATAATTATTACTGTAATGTGGATTCAAGCCAGTATTTTGTGCAGATCCGCAGTAATTATTTCCGGCAGGGAAGAAGAAATCTGGACGGATACAGAATGTACTATAATCCGGAACTTCTCTCAGATCTGTTTGATGCACAGTCTGTGTTTGATTCTTCCAGACCGGTGCCGGTTCCAACCATGGGGTGA
- the glgB gene encoding 1,4-alpha-glucan branching protein GlgB, producing MGVSMKFTDLDQYLFGQGTNYEVYKKLGAHPTTYRRKKGVYFAVWAPNAQSVSVIGEFNDWEEEANPMEKVGPIGVYEVFVPGAKIGQLYKFFIVGAHGEKLYKADPYANEAELRPGTASRITDITDYKWKDATWIKNREKFDEQVEPMAIYEVHPGSWKKHPQSEENEKGFYNYREFAHALAAYVKEMGYTHVELMGIAEHPFDGSWGYQVTGYYAPTSRYGTPQDFKYMVDYLHQNKIGVILDWVPAHFPKDAHGLANFDGTAVYEHADPRQGEHPDWGTKIYNYGRPEVKNFLIANALYWVEECHVDGLRVDAVASMLYLDYGKKDGEWIANKYGGNQNLEAIEFFKHLNTVVLGRNHGTVMIAEESTAWPMVTGDAEKDGLGFSLKWNMGWMNDFLEYMKLDPYFRKFNHNKMTFSMSYAYSERYVLVLSHDEVVHLKCSMIEKMPGELPDKFRNLKAAYSFMNCHPGKKLLFMGQEFGQLREWSEERELDWFLLNEEPHKELQNYVHDLLTIYKKYPALYAGDNNPEGFEWINADDGDRSIFSFVRKSPTKRNNILYIVNFTPVDRPDYRVGVPKKKQYKLIMDENGLLEQPKTFKAVKQECDNREFSFAYPLPAYGVAIFTY from the coding sequence ATGGGTGTGAGTATGAAATTTACGGATTTGGATCAATATTTATTTGGACAGGGAACCAATTATGAAGTATATAAGAAACTGGGTGCCCATCCGACTACATACAGACGAAAAAAAGGTGTATATTTTGCGGTCTGGGCACCGAATGCACAGTCTGTTTCTGTAATCGGTGAATTTAATGACTGGGAGGAAGAAGCAAACCCGATGGAGAAGGTTGGGCCGATCGGTGTTTATGAAGTGTTTGTTCCGGGGGCAAAGATCGGACAGCTGTATAAATTCTTTATCGTGGGTGCGCATGGAGAGAAGCTATATAAAGCAGATCCTTATGCAAATGAAGCTGAACTCCGTCCGGGTACAGCCTCCAGGATCACAGATATCACAGACTATAAATGGAAGGATGCCACATGGATCAAGAACAGAGAGAAGTTTGATGAGCAGGTAGAGCCTATGGCAATCTATGAGGTTCATCCGGGTTCATGGAAGAAGCATCCGCAGTCAGAGGAAAATGAAAAAGGATTTTATAACTATAGAGAATTCGCACATGCCCTGGCAGCTTATGTGAAGGAAATGGGATATACCCATGTAGAGCTTATGGGAATCGCAGAGCATCCTTTTGACGGTTCCTGGGGATATCAGGTGACCGGATATTATGCACCGACTTCCAGATATGGAACGCCGCAGGATTTCAAGTATATGGTGGATTATTTACATCAAAATAAGATTGGAGTTATCCTTGACTGGGTACCTGCACATTTTCCGAAAGATGCCCATGGTCTTGCGAACTTTGACGGAACCGCAGTGTATGAGCACGCAGATCCGAGACAGGGAGAACATCCGGACTGGGGTACCAAGATTTATAATTACGGACGCCCGGAGGTTAAGAACTTCCTGATCGCAAATGCCCTTTACTGGGTGGAGGAGTGCCACGTAGACGGACTTCGTGTGGATGCTGTTGCTTCCATGCTTTATCTTGATTATGGTAAGAAGGATGGAGAATGGATCGCAAATAAATATGGCGGAAATCAGAATCTGGAGGCTATTGAATTCTTTAAGCATCTGAATACAGTAGTTCTTGGAAGGAATCATGGAACTGTGATGATCGCTGAGGAATCTACTGCATGGCCGATGGTTACAGGGGATGCAGAGAAGGACGGACTTGGTTTTAGTCTGAAGTGGAATATGGGATGGATGAATGACTTCCTGGAATATATGAAGCTGGATCCGTATTTCCGTAAATTTAATCATAATAAGATGACTTTCTCCATGTCATATGCATACAGTGAGAGATATGTATTAGTTCTTTCTCATGATGAGGTGGTTCATCTGAAATGCTCCATGATTGAGAAGATGCCGGGAGAGTTACCGGACAAATTCAGGAATTTAAAGGCTGCCTATTCATTTATGAACTGCCATCCGGGTAAGAAGCTTCTGTTCATGGGACAGGAATTCGGACAGCTTCGTGAATGGAGTGAGGAGAGAGAACTTGACTGGTTCCTTCTGAATGAAGAGCCACACAAGGAACTTCAGAATTATGTGCATGATCTCCTGACTATTTATAAGAAATATCCGGCACTTTATGCCGGTGATAATAATCCGGAAGGATTTGAGTGGATCAATGCGGATGACGGGGACAGAAGTATTTTCAGCTTTGTGAGAAAGTCTCCTACAAAGAGAAACAATATTCTTTACATAGTTAACTTTACACCTGTTGACCGTCCGGATTACAGGGTTGGTGTTCCGAAGAAAAAACAGTACAAGCTGATTATGGACGAGAATGGACTTCTGGAGCAGCCAAAGACATTTAAGGCAGTGAAACAGGAATGTGATAACAGAGAGTTTTCCTTCGCATATCCGTTGCCGGCTTATGGGGTTGCGATTTTTACATATTAA
- the tig gene encoding trigger factor has translation MKKKIYLAMLAVCFALTASACGDGGAVITDGTKTEGAADGKKAETGTTRLVSVENVEKYITIGEYKGLTLDNTVDAITDDDVQAQIDEDLKDKAEPVSDAAKEGDLVTVNYTGTKDGQTFDGGTANNYDFVIGDGQMFEEFENGVIGMKKGDTKEIKIDFPSDYADETLAGKEVIYKVTVQNVRREGELTDEWVAKNTDYTTVDDYRESIRSELEKNAKESAQEVLKNTAWSTVLENSEVKEYPQEDVDKAVSEFKKSMEVYAKQADMTLEEFTDSQGISQDDFDEQCQQYAEGKVKQNLIVQGIMDAEGLSLDDKESLQLQDKLVEQMGVSSIAELVGTYGQDYVDESVGLLRVEEFIIKNASVSEKVANGDVLADDADAVAENAEQDSDQNVSDEDTDDSGQDNSDVDENLEEELGTEDVDQSE, from the coding sequence ATGAAGAAAAAAATATATCTTGCCATGCTTGCAGTTTGTTTTGCACTGACAGCATCTGCGTGTGGTGATGGCGGTGCTGTTATCACAGACGGTACAAAGACAGAAGGAGCTGCTGACGGGAAGAAAGCAGAGACAGGAACTACGCGTCTTGTTTCTGTTGAGAATGTAGAGAAATATATTACGATCGGAGAATATAAAGGACTGACTCTGGACAATACGGTGGATGCGATCACTGACGATGATGTACAGGCGCAGATCGATGAGGATCTGAAAGATAAGGCAGAACCTGTATCTGATGCAGCGAAAGAAGGGGATCTGGTGACTGTAAATTATACAGGCACTAAAGACGGACAGACTTTTGACGGTGGTACTGCCAATAACTATGACTTTGTGATCGGCGACGGACAGATGTTTGAGGAATTTGAAAATGGTGTGATCGGGATGAAAAAAGGTGACACAAAGGAGATTAAAATTGATTTTCCGTCAGACTATGCAGACGAAACTCTGGCAGGTAAGGAAGTTATATACAAGGTTACGGTGCAGAACGTGCGGCGTGAAGGAGAACTTACAGATGAATGGGTTGCAAAGAACACTGATTATACAACAGTAGATGATTATCGTGAGAGTATTCGCAGTGAACTTGAGAAAAACGCAAAGGAATCTGCGCAAGAGGTTCTTAAGAATACTGCATGGAGTACAGTGCTTGAGAACTCTGAAGTAAAAGAATACCCACAGGAAGATGTGGATAAGGCTGTTTCTGAATTTAAGAAGAGTATGGAAGTTTATGCAAAACAGGCCGACATGACTCTGGAAGAGTTTACAGACAGTCAGGGTATTTCGCAGGATGATTTTGATGAACAATGTCAGCAGTATGCAGAGGGTAAGGTTAAGCAGAACCTGATCGTGCAGGGGATTATGGATGCAGAGGGACTGTCACTTGACGACAAAGAGAGCCTTCAGCTGCAGGATAAACTGGTAGAACAGATGGGTGTTTCTAGTATTGCAGAGCTGGTTGGAACTTACGGACAGGATTATGTAGATGAATCAGTCGGACTTCTCAGAGTGGAGGAGTTCATTATAAAAAATGCGAGTGTGAGTGAGAAAGTCGCAAACGGTGATGTGCTGGCAGATGATGCAGATGCTGTGGCAGAAAATGCGGAACAGGACAGTGATCAGAATGTATCAGATGAAGATACTGATGATTCCGGACAGGACAATTCAGATGTAGATGAGAATCTGGAAGAGGAATTAGGTACGGAAGATGTTGATCAGAGTGAATAA
- a CDS encoding polysaccharide deacetylase family protein, producing MRRKKRQMMIRHYTKVGLCVIGMILAVVFVVRGIIIPIAHHVAGGGSSDQTVQAQADTEEVQANSDAAVRQPLKGKSDTDKVAAMTAGWHEDANGKWYQNTDGTYFSNGFQDIDGVTYSFDGNGYIQTGWVEKGVKDYYFNEDGSYDPSKVRPMLALTFDDGPGQYTDELLDCLEQNNAHATFFMLGQNVSSYPDAPKRMLELGCEIGSHSWDHTQLTRIDLDAVAKQFSDTDDALIQACGQAASVARAPYGDGNSDIYNTVNKPFFMWSLDTEDWKLLDADADYSAVMNGDLTDGTIILMHDIHEPSVKAALRLIPDLIAQGYKLVTVSEMAEAKNVTLQNACYVDFWPSTLSNGGVPGYQGGSDASASTDGTDGTSDASADSSDGSTDSSDGSGDYSDGSSDDGSSDDGSSDDGSYDDGSSDDSEDYSDDSVDYGDGTE from the coding sequence ATGCGCAGAAAAAAACGCCAGATGATGATCAGGCATTATACAAAGGTCGGACTTTGTGTCATTGGCATGATCCTGGCGGTGGTGTTTGTGGTGAGAGGAATTATTATTCCAATCGCACATCATGTAGCCGGAGGCGGAAGCAGTGATCAGACTGTACAGGCTCAGGCAGATACAGAGGAAGTTCAGGCAAATTCCGATGCTGCTGTGAGACAGCCATTGAAGGGTAAATCAGATACAGATAAGGTTGCCGCGATGACAGCCGGATGGCATGAGGATGCTAACGGAAAGTGGTATCAGAATACAGACGGTACATATTTTTCAAATGGATTTCAGGATATAGATGGTGTTACCTATTCTTTTGACGGAAACGGATATATACAGACAGGATGGGTAGAAAAGGGAGTGAAGGATTATTACTTTAATGAAGACGGATCTTATGATCCGAGTAAGGTACGTCCGATGCTGGCACTGACTTTTGATGATGGTCCGGGACAGTATACAGATGAATTACTGGATTGTCTGGAACAGAATAATGCTCATGCAACATTCTTTATGCTTGGTCAGAATGTCAGTTCATATCCGGATGCACCAAAACGTATGCTTGAACTTGGATGTGAGATTGGAAGTCATTCCTGGGATCATACACAGCTGACGAGAATTGATCTTGATGCAGTTGCAAAGCAGTTCTCTGATACAGATGACGCATTGATTCAGGCATGTGGCCAGGCTGCGAGTGTGGCACGTGCACCTTACGGTGATGGAAATTCAGATATTTATAATACTGTAAATAAGCCATTCTTTATGTGGTCGCTGGACACAGAAGACTGGAAACTTTTGGATGCAGATGCGGATTACAGTGCAGTAATGAATGGAGATCTGACAGATGGAACTATCATCCTGATGCATGATATTCATGAGCCATCTGTAAAGGCTGCTTTGAGACTGATACCGGATCTTATTGCACAGGGATATAAGCTTGTAACAGTAAGTGAGATGGCAGAAGCCAAGAATGTGACCTTACAGAATGCATGTTATGTGGATTTCTGGCCGAGCACACTCAGTAATGGAGGCGTGCCGGGATATCAGGGCGGTTCCGATGCGTCAGCTTCCACAGACGGAACAGATGGTACATCTGATGCAAGTGCAGACTCTTCTGACGGAAGCACAGATTCCTCAGATGGAAGTGGGGATTATTCGGATGGAAGTTCAGACGATGGAAGTTCGGATGATGGAAGTTCGGATGACGGAAGTTATGATGATGGAAGTTCAGATGATTCGGAAGATTACAGTGATGATTCTGTAGATTACGGAGATGGAACGGAATAA
- a CDS encoding polysaccharide deacetylase family protein: protein MRKRIACVTAAILSISLGVSGCGLIPFEQDIPFLSSRAENVETEKKTEQQTIDEQDADTEKSTEDTQQDDGLNEGEQTDNEDTEEADEKQENPMEQAALMAVQYDYDGAIELLKSQPDYESNTDMQSAVSDYENTKSTCTEYPLEQITHVFFHTLIKDTARAFDGDSDTNGYNQYMTTIDEFNKIIQSMYDKGYVMVSPHDMAVINEDGTMSRGSIMLPPGKIPFVLSQDDVSYYHYMDGDGFASKLVVDSNGEVKNEYIEDDGSVSTGDYDMVPLIDTFVKEHPDFSYHGRKGILAMTGYDGVLGYRTDIAYKTGKKLQDDQKKFLKDHPDFNYKQEVKNAKKVAKAMKAEGWEFASHTWGHKDVAATSLDDLKRDDKKWKKYVAPILGETDMIIFAFGADIGSWEGYSADNEKYEFYKSQGYRYFCNVDSSQYFVQITDDYFRQGRRNLDGYRMYYNPEMLSDLFDVSEVWDSSRPTPVPGM, encoded by the coding sequence ATGAGAAAAAGGATAGCATGTGTAACAGCAGCTATTTTGAGTATTTCGTTAGGAGTAAGCGGATGTGGGCTCATTCCGTTTGAACAGGATATTCCATTTCTGAGTTCCAGAGCTGAAAATGTGGAAACTGAGAAAAAAACAGAACAGCAGACAATTGATGAACAGGATGCTGATACAGAGAAAAGTACAGAAGATACACAGCAGGATGATGGTCTGAATGAGGGAGAGCAGACTGACAACGAAGATACAGAAGAGGCAGATGAGAAACAGGAAAATCCTATGGAGCAGGCAGCGCTTATGGCTGTACAGTATGATTATGATGGCGCCATAGAACTGCTTAAGAGTCAGCCGGATTACGAAAGTAATACGGATATGCAGAGTGCAGTTTCGGATTACGAAAATACGAAATCCACCTGTACAGAATATCCGCTGGAGCAGATCACGCATGTGTTCTTCCATACACTGATCAAAGACACTGCCAGAGCATTTGACGGGGATTCAGACACTAATGGATATAACCAGTATATGACAACAATTGATGAGTTTAACAAAATCATACAGAGTATGTATGATAAGGGATATGTCATGGTCAGTCCGCACGACATGGCGGTTATCAATGAGGACGGAACTATGTCCAGAGGCAGTATTATGCTGCCGCCGGGAAAAATTCCATTTGTGCTTTCTCAGGATGATGTAAGTTATTATCACTATATGGACGGAGATGGTTTCGCATCGAAACTTGTAGTGGATTCCAATGGTGAGGTTAAGAACGAATATATTGAGGATGACGGAAGTGTTTCCACAGGGGATTATGATATGGTTCCGCTGATCGATACTTTTGTAAAAGAACATCCGGATTTTTCCTATCATGGAAGAAAGGGAATCCTTGCAATGACAGGTTATGACGGTGTTCTGGGATATCGTACGGATATTGCATATAAGACCGGAAAAAAACTGCAGGATGATCAGAAAAAATTCCTGAAAGATCATCCGGATTTTAACTATAAGCAGGAAGTGAAAAATGCAAAAAAGGTAGCTAAGGCTATGAAGGCAGAAGGCTGGGAATTTGCAAGCCATACATGGGGACATAAGGATGTGGCTGCCACTTCTCTGGATGATCTGAAAAGAGATGATAAAAAATGGAAGAAATATGTGGCTCCCATACTTGGAGAAACAGATATGATCATTTTTGCATTTGGTGCGGATATCGGAAGCTGGGAAGGATATTCGGCAGACAATGAGAAATATGAGTTTTATAAGAGTCAGGGATACCGCTATTTCTGTAATGTAGATTCCAGTCAGTATTTTGTACAGATTACAGATGATTATTTTCGACAGGGAAGAAGAAATCTGGATGGATACAGAATGTATTATAATCCGGAAATGCTCAGTGATCTTTTTGATGTATCGGAAGTATGGGATTCTTCAAGACCAACTCCGGTACCTGGAATGTAG